Genomic segment of Tepidanaerobacter syntrophicus:
ATACAAAAACAGGCCTTTTCAGACCTGCTTTTGAGAGGATTACTCTCTACTTATTAATATTATCTTTTAAGGCTTTGCCCGGTTTGAAGGCCGGAACGCTGGCCGCGGGGATGTCTATCTCTTCGCCCGTTTGAGGATTGCGGCCTTTTCTCGCGCTCCTCTCTCTAACTTCAAATGTTCCGAATCCTACTAATTGGACTTTGTCGCCTTTCGCGAGAGCTTCTTCAACTGCTTCAATGAAAGCATTGAGAGCTTTTTCAGAATCCTTTTTCGTCAGACCGCTTTTTTCGGCCATCATAGAAATTAATTCAGCTTTGTTCACAAGATTCCCTCCTTGATGTTAATTAATTACATATTGGATATTCTTCATAAAATGCCAAAATCCTTCTTTTTAAAGGCATTTTACAATTTTTTTTCTTGATTTTTGCTTTTTTCCCAAAGCGCATCCATTTCCTGTAAATTCATATCAGATAAGGTTTTGTCAGATCTTGCCGCTTCTGCCTCTAAAAACTTAAATCTTTTAATAAATTTTTTCACTGCATAATCCAATGCAAGTTCCGGCTCAACCTTTAAAAATCTCGCCACATTTATGCAAGCAAAAAGCAGGTCCCCAAATTCTTCCTCTATTTTTTCCTGATTTTTTGTAGCATATGCTTCTTTAAGTTCATCCAATTCTTCATATACTTTATCAAAGGCTCCGCTAATATCGTCCCAGTCAAAGCCAATTCTTGCAGCCTTTTCCTGGACTTTATAAGCCTTCATTAA
This window contains:
- a CDS encoding HU family DNA-binding protein, producing the protein MNKAELISMMAEKSGLTKKDSEKALNAFIEAVEEALAKGDKVQLVGFGTFEVRERSARKGRNPQTGEEIDIPAASVPAFKPGKALKDNINK